From a single Rosa rugosa chromosome 7, drRosRugo1.1, whole genome shotgun sequence genomic region:
- the LOC133720574 gene encoding receptor-like protein 7 isoform X1 — translation MPTLFLHFFLFLFTTTVTNLIPAVHSNCIEAQKQSLLHFKQSLEFNSSESSKLVTWNSSTECCSWLGVSCSTNGSVVGLNLSSESISCSIDNSSSLFQLQHLQSLNLADNNFEGSLIPSAIGKLANLRYLNLQEANFSGQIPIEVARLNRLKVLDLSRSYLLGGLKLESPNLGTLIQNLTELTELILDGNYIPGPVPKFLANFSSLISLSLSACNLYGAFPKEIFLVPTLKSVNLSLNSQLRGSLPEFPKNGSLESLVLSQTKFSGVLPDSIGNLKKLSELDLSECNFTGAVPKSLENLTQLGDLALSYNKFSGPINSIQWEKLIKLDSLDLANNLLYGSIPLSPFSIPLLQRLDLSGNNFSGQLLEFSNVSSHLLEELDLSSNNLEGSVPVSIFNLPGLQEFNLSSNNLSGFPFYGLPESRNLSSLDLSFNSLLFNHNGTNSSHPSLLQIKTLKLASNKLKTFPNFLKNLSYLTDLDLSDNQIPGQIPNWIWELHLENLYLCCNKLVSLEAPLPGSTYHLMILDLHSNQIQGQIPLFLSGNYLDYSGNNFRSSMPIDIGDITNSTGYLSLSSSNLYGEIPKSICSASNVILDLSNNSLRGTIPQCLTQTSLSVLDLRRNNLTGSIPDTFLEGCPLVTLALGRNQIQGQFPKSLANCSSLEVLDLGINQITDAFPCPLKTISTLRVLVLRSNKFYGPIGCPETKDTWLKLQIINLANNSFNGEIPGTSLTTWQAMVVNEDGYQIHHSYKWVPPGSEIVSSAGTAVSCGRGSTGTPCHTSSSRVIALHAGTAVSCGRGSTGTPCHTSPPRYYSPPNESSIIDYADRVTTTSKGLEMDLVYISFIFTSIDFSANKFNGTIPMEMGQLRSLRVLNLSSNAFTGEIPSSFGNMRSIESLDLSQNHLSGQIPPQLANLNFLSHLNVSYNQLTGRIPTSTQLSTFPNTSFEGNKGLWGPPLTSDTIIVLPPPTFNGSSSNPKSGDEIDWNVISAEIGFTCGFGIAVGSLLFCKRWRKWYYRAMFKILFKIFPQLEHRFGNHRRHVYINQRYWNRLNG, via the coding sequence ATGCCAACTCTGTTCCTccatttcttccttttcttattCACTACCACTGTTACTAATCTCATCCCCGCAGTTCACAGCAACTGCATTGAGGCCCAGAAACAATCATTGCTCCATTTCAAACAAAGTCTTGAATTTAATTCTTCCGAATCCTCCAAGCTTGTCACATGGAATTCGAGTACCGAATGTTGTTCTTGGCTGGGTGTAAGTTGCAGCACCAATGGGAGTGTTGTCGGACTTAACCTCAGCAGCGAGTCTATCTCATGCAGCATTGACAATTCAAGTAGTCTCTTCCAACTTCAACATCTTCAGAGCCTCAATTTGGCCGACAACAACTTCGAAGGCTCTTTAATTCCATCTGCAATCGGAAAGCTTGCAAATTTGAGGTATTTGAATTTACAAGAAGCTAATTTTTCTGGGCAAATTCCCATTGAGGTCGCACGCTTGAATAGGTTGAAagttcttgatctgtctagaaGTTACCTTTTGGGGGGATTAAAACTTGAGAGCCCGAATTTAGGCACTTTAATCCAGAACCTTACAGAGCTTACAGAGTTAATATTGGATGGAAACTACATCCCTGGTCCGGTTCCAAAATTCTTAGCCAATTTTTCAAGTTTGATTTCCTTGAGTCTATCTGCTTGTAACTTGTACGGAGCATTTCCCAAAGAGATATTCCTGGTACCGACACTAAAGTCTGTTAACCTGTCACTTAATTCACAGCTTCGTGGTTCCTTACCGGAGTTTCCGAAGAATGGATCTCTCGAATCCCTAGTTCTATCCCAGACTAAATTTTCAGGAGTCTTGCCGGACTCTATTGGCAACCTTAAAAAGCTGTCTGAATTAGATCTTTCAGAGTGCAATTTCACAGGAGCAGTTCCAAAGTCACTGGAAAACCTAACACAATTGGGGGATTTGGCCTTGTCATACAACAAGTTTTCTGGTCCGATTAATTCCATTCAATGGGAAAAACTCATCAAGCTTGACAGTCTCGACTTGGCCAACAATCTACTCTACGGGAGTATTCCATTGTCTCCCTTTTCTATTCCCTTGCTGCAGAGGTTAGATCTTTCTGGAAATAACTTCTCTGGTCAATTGCTTGAATTTTCTAATGTCTCTTCGCACTTGCTAGAAGAACTTGATTTGAGTAGCAACAATTTGGAAGGATCAGTACCCGTGTCTATCTTTAATCTTCCAGGGCTTCAGGAgtttaatctttcttcaaaCAACTTGAGTGGTTTTCCTTTTTATGGCCTTCCGGAGTCGAGAAATCTTTCTTCTCTTGATCTATCCTTCAATAGCTTGTTGTTCAATCATAATGGTACTAACTCATCACACCCCTCCCTCCTTCAGATTAAAACCCTGAAGTTGGCTTCTAACAAGTTGAAAACATTCCCAAATTTCTTGAAAAATCTATCTTATTTAACCGACTTGGACCTTTCAGACAACCAAATTCCAGGTCAGATACCCAATTGGATTTGGGAGCTTCATCTCGAGAATCTATATCTATGTTGTAACAAGTTGGTAAGTCTAGAAGCTCCTTTACCTGGTTCTACTTACCATCTGATGATTCTTGATCTTCACTCAAACCAGATTCAGGGACAAATACCATTGTTTCTAAGTGGTAATTATTTGGATTACTCAGGAAATAATTTCAGATCTAGTATGCCAATTGACATTGGTGACATCACCAATTCCACGGGCTACCTTTCTCTTTCAAGCAGTAACTTGTATGGggaaattccaaaatcaatatgCAGTGCAAGTAATGTAATTCTTGATCTCTCTAATAACTCTTTGAGAGGAACCATTCCCCAATGCTTGACTCAGACTTCTCTTTCTGTCCTTGATTTGAGGAGAAACAACCTTACTGGATCTATCCCTGATACTTTTCTTGAAGGTTGTCCTTTGGTTACTCTAGCTCTGGGCAGAAATCAGATACAAGGTCAATTTCCAAAATCTCTAGCCAATTGTTCAAGCTTAGAGGTTTTAGACCTTGGAATTAATCAAATAACAGATGCCTTTCCCTGCCCGTTGAAGACCATATCCACCTTGCGTGTCCTTGTGTTGCGATCCAACAAATTTTATGGACCTATTGGATGTCCCGAGACCAAAGACACCTGGCTGAAGCTTCAAATCATAAACTTGGCTAATAACAGTTTCAATGGTGAAATACCAGGTACATCACTGACAACATGGCAGGCAATGGTGGTTAATGAAGATGGTTACCAAATTCACCATAGCTATAAGTGGGTACCACCAGGTAGTGAAATTGTCTCCTCTGCTGGAACTGCGGTCAGTTGTGGACGAGGCAGCACTGGAACTCCATGCCATACCTCATCATCACGGGTAATTGCGTTGCATGCTGGAACTGCGGTCAGTTGTGGACGAGGCAGCACTGGAACTCCATGCCATACCTCACCACCTAGGTATTACTCACCACCTAATGAGAGCTCTATTATTGATTATGCAGATAGAGTAACAACTACAAGCAAAGGTCTAGAGATGGATCTTGTATATATTTCATTTATCTTCACTTCGATTGACTTCTCTGCTAACAAGTTCAACGGAACAATACCCATGGAAATGGGCCAACTGAGATCATTACGTGTACTCAATCTGTCCAGTAATGCTTTCACAGGCGAAATCCCATCATCCTTTGGTAACATGAGAAGCATAGAGTCCTTAGACCTCTCACAGAACCACCTGAGCGGCCAAATTCCACCGCAGCTTGCAAATCTCAATTTCCTTTCGCACTTGAATGTCTCATATAATCAACTGACGGGAAGGATCCCAACCAGCACTCAGTTATCGACATTTCCAAATACCTCATTCGAGGGTAACAAAGGATTATGGGGGCCTCCTCTGACATCGGATACAATAATTGTATTGCCACCTCCGACGTTTAATGGAAGCTCAAGTAATCCGAAATCTGGAGATGAGATTGATTGGAATGTTATCAGTGCTGAAATTGGATTTACGTGTGGGTTTGGAATTGCCGTCGGGtcacttttgttttgcaagagaTGGAGGAAATGGTATTACCGAGCTATGTTTAAAATCCTGTTCAAGATATTCCCTCAGCTGGAACACAGATTTGGTAATCACAGAAGGCATGTTTACATAAATCAAAGGTATTGGAACCGTTTAAATGGTTAG
- the LOC133720574 gene encoding receptor-like protein 7 isoform X2, which translates to MPTLFLHFFLFLFTTTVTNLIPAVHSNCIEAQKQSLLHFKQSLEFNSSESSKLVTWNSSTECCSWLGVSCSTNGSVVGLNLSSESISCSIDNSSSLFQLQHLQSLNLADNNFEGSLIPSAIGKLANLRYLNLQEANFSGQIPIEVARLNRLKVLDLSRSYLLGGLKLESPNLGTLIQNLTELTELILDGNYIPGPVPKFLANFSSLISLSLSACNLYGAFPKEIFLVPTLKSVNLSLNSQLRGSLPEFPKNGSLESLVLSQTKFSGVLPDSIGNLKKLSELDLSECNFTGAVPKSLENLTQLGDLALSYNKFSGPINSIQWEKLIKLDSLDLANNLLYGSIPLSPFSIPLLQRLDLSGNNFSGQLLEFSNVSSHLLEELDLSSNNLEGSVPVSIFNLPGLQEFNLSSNNLSGFPFYGLPESRNLSSLDLSFNSLLFNHNGTNSSHPSLLQIKTLKLASNKLKTFPNFLKNLSYLTDLDLSDNQIPGQIPNWIWELHLENLYLCCNKLVSLEAPLPGSTYHLMILDLHSNQIQGQIPLFLSGNYLDYSGNNFRSSMPIDIGDITNSTGYLSLSSSNLYGEIPKSICSASNVILDLSNNSLRGTIPQCLTQTSLSVLDLRRNNLTGSIPDTFLEGCPLVTLALGRNQIQGQFPKSLANCSSLEVLDLGINQITDAFPCPLKTISTLRVLVLRSNKFYGPIGCPETKDTWLKLQIINLANNSFNGEIPGTSLTTWQAMVVNEDGYQIHHSYKWVPPGSEIVSSAGTAVSCGRGSTGTPCHTSSSRVIALHAGTAVSCGRGSTGTPCHTSPPRRNPIILW; encoded by the exons ATGCCAACTCTGTTCCTccatttcttccttttcttattCACTACCACTGTTACTAATCTCATCCCCGCAGTTCACAGCAACTGCATTGAGGCCCAGAAACAATCATTGCTCCATTTCAAACAAAGTCTTGAATTTAATTCTTCCGAATCCTCCAAGCTTGTCACATGGAATTCGAGTACCGAATGTTGTTCTTGGCTGGGTGTAAGTTGCAGCACCAATGGGAGTGTTGTCGGACTTAACCTCAGCAGCGAGTCTATCTCATGCAGCATTGACAATTCAAGTAGTCTCTTCCAACTTCAACATCTTCAGAGCCTCAATTTGGCCGACAACAACTTCGAAGGCTCTTTAATTCCATCTGCAATCGGAAAGCTTGCAAATTTGAGGTATTTGAATTTACAAGAAGCTAATTTTTCTGGGCAAATTCCCATTGAGGTCGCACGCTTGAATAGGTTGAAagttcttgatctgtctagaaGTTACCTTTTGGGGGGATTAAAACTTGAGAGCCCGAATTTAGGCACTTTAATCCAGAACCTTACAGAGCTTACAGAGTTAATATTGGATGGAAACTACATCCCTGGTCCGGTTCCAAAATTCTTAGCCAATTTTTCAAGTTTGATTTCCTTGAGTCTATCTGCTTGTAACTTGTACGGAGCATTTCCCAAAGAGATATTCCTGGTACCGACACTAAAGTCTGTTAACCTGTCACTTAATTCACAGCTTCGTGGTTCCTTACCGGAGTTTCCGAAGAATGGATCTCTCGAATCCCTAGTTCTATCCCAGACTAAATTTTCAGGAGTCTTGCCGGACTCTATTGGCAACCTTAAAAAGCTGTCTGAATTAGATCTTTCAGAGTGCAATTTCACAGGAGCAGTTCCAAAGTCACTGGAAAACCTAACACAATTGGGGGATTTGGCCTTGTCATACAACAAGTTTTCTGGTCCGATTAATTCCATTCAATGGGAAAAACTCATCAAGCTTGACAGTCTCGACTTGGCCAACAATCTACTCTACGGGAGTATTCCATTGTCTCCCTTTTCTATTCCCTTGCTGCAGAGGTTAGATCTTTCTGGAAATAACTTCTCTGGTCAATTGCTTGAATTTTCTAATGTCTCTTCGCACTTGCTAGAAGAACTTGATTTGAGTAGCAACAATTTGGAAGGATCAGTACCCGTGTCTATCTTTAATCTTCCAGGGCTTCAGGAgtttaatctttcttcaaaCAACTTGAGTGGTTTTCCTTTTTATGGCCTTCCGGAGTCGAGAAATCTTTCTTCTCTTGATCTATCCTTCAATAGCTTGTTGTTCAATCATAATGGTACTAACTCATCACACCCCTCCCTCCTTCAGATTAAAACCCTGAAGTTGGCTTCTAACAAGTTGAAAACATTCCCAAATTTCTTGAAAAATCTATCTTATTTAACCGACTTGGACCTTTCAGACAACCAAATTCCAGGTCAGATACCCAATTGGATTTGGGAGCTTCATCTCGAGAATCTATATCTATGTTGTAACAAGTTGGTAAGTCTAGAAGCTCCTTTACCTGGTTCTACTTACCATCTGATGATTCTTGATCTTCACTCAAACCAGATTCAGGGACAAATACCATTGTTTCTAAGTGGTAATTATTTGGATTACTCAGGAAATAATTTCAGATCTAGTATGCCAATTGACATTGGTGACATCACCAATTCCACGGGCTACCTTTCTCTTTCAAGCAGTAACTTGTATGGggaaattccaaaatcaatatgCAGTGCAAGTAATGTAATTCTTGATCTCTCTAATAACTCTTTGAGAGGAACCATTCCCCAATGCTTGACTCAGACTTCTCTTTCTGTCCTTGATTTGAGGAGAAACAACCTTACTGGATCTATCCCTGATACTTTTCTTGAAGGTTGTCCTTTGGTTACTCTAGCTCTGGGCAGAAATCAGATACAAGGTCAATTTCCAAAATCTCTAGCCAATTGTTCAAGCTTAGAGGTTTTAGACCTTGGAATTAATCAAATAACAGATGCCTTTCCCTGCCCGTTGAAGACCATATCCACCTTGCGTGTCCTTGTGTTGCGATCCAACAAATTTTATGGACCTATTGGATGTCCCGAGACCAAAGACACCTGGCTGAAGCTTCAAATCATAAACTTGGCTAATAACAGTTTCAATGGTGAAATACCAGGTACATCACTGACAACATGGCAGGCAATGGTGGTTAATGAAGATGGTTACCAAATTCACCATAGCTATAAGTGGGTACCACCAGGTAGTGAAATTGTCTCCTCTGCTGGAACTGCGGTCAGTTGTGGACGAGGCAGCACTGGAACTCCATGCCATACCTCATCATCACGGGTAATTGCGTTGCATGCTGGAACTGCGGTCAGTTGTGGACGAGGCAGCACTGGAACTCCATGCCATACCTCACCACCTAG GCGAAATCCCATCATCCTTTGGTAA
- the LOC133720574 gene encoding uncharacterized protein LOC133720574 isoform X3 — protein MPPEKGLKSFLREYKMREDILDQQASLQRARLEASLADGISWGMGEDAIIEEAEKMILLTCGFGLKDDGEEVTWQTYKGQLSEKQIKTRDKITKRMEKIAHMKKEIDAIRAKDVSQGGLTQGQQTQIARNGQRTEQILVELENLEETLNESIRESLGARVGKLSRGKKKGAIEEEEELLR, from the exons ATGCCACCA GAAAAAGGCTTGAAAAGTTTTTTAAGAGAGTACAAGATGCGTGAAGATATTTTAGATCAGCAGGCATCACTTCAACGAGCAAGACTTGAAGCTTCTCTTGCTGATGGCATCTCTTGGGGTATGGGAGAGGATGCCATTATAGAAGAAGCTGAG AAGATGATTCTACTTACATGTGGTTTTGGACTTAAGGATGATGGTGAGGAAGTAACTTGGCAAACATACAAAGGACAGCTTTCGGAAAAGCAGATAAAAACCCGTGATAAAATAACTAAAAGAATGGAAAAG ATTGCTCATATGAAGAAAGAGATAGATGCTATTCGTGCTAAAGACGTCTCTCAAGGTGGATTGACTCAAGGGCAACAAACTCAGATCGCGCGAAATGGACAAAGAACAGAACAG aTTCTGGTAGAGCTTGAAAATTTGGAAGAGACGCTGAATGAGAGTATTCGAGAAAGTTTAGGTGCACGTGTTGGGAAGCTATCTCGTGGTAAGAAGAAAGGagcaattgaagaagaagaagaacttttGAG atGA
- the LOC133720574 gene encoding uncharacterized protein LOC133720574 isoform X4, whose translation MPPEKGLKSFLREYKMREDILDQQASLQRARLEASLADGISWGMGEDAIIEEAEMILLTCGFGLKDDGEEVTWQTYKGQLSEKQIKTRDKITKRMEKIAHMKKEIDAIRAKDVSQGGLTQGQQTQIARNGQRTEQILVELENLEETLNESIRESLGARVGKLSRGKKKGAIEEEEELLR comes from the exons ATGCCACCA GAAAAAGGCTTGAAAAGTTTTTTAAGAGAGTACAAGATGCGTGAAGATATTTTAGATCAGCAGGCATCACTTCAACGAGCAAGACTTGAAGCTTCTCTTGCTGATGGCATCTCTTGGGGTATGGGAGAGGATGCCATTATAGAAGAAGCTGAG ATGATTCTACTTACATGTGGTTTTGGACTTAAGGATGATGGTGAGGAAGTAACTTGGCAAACATACAAAGGACAGCTTTCGGAAAAGCAGATAAAAACCCGTGATAAAATAACTAAAAGAATGGAAAAG ATTGCTCATATGAAGAAAGAGATAGATGCTATTCGTGCTAAAGACGTCTCTCAAGGTGGATTGACTCAAGGGCAACAAACTCAGATCGCGCGAAATGGACAAAGAACAGAACAG aTTCTGGTAGAGCTTGAAAATTTGGAAGAGACGCTGAATGAGAGTATTCGAGAAAGTTTAGGTGCACGTGTTGGGAAGCTATCTCGTGGTAAGAAGAAAGGagcaattgaagaagaagaagaacttttGAG atGA
- the LOC133720574 gene encoding uncharacterized protein LOC133720574 isoform X5: MPPEKGLKSFLREYKMREDILDQQASLQRARLEASLADGISWGMGEDAIIEEAEDDGEEVTWQTYKGQLSEKQIKTRDKITKRMEKIAHMKKEIDAIRAKDVSQGGLTQGQQTQIARNGQRTEQILVELENLEETLNESIRESLGARVGKLSRGKKKGAIEEEEELLR; this comes from the exons ATGCCACCA GAAAAAGGCTTGAAAAGTTTTTTAAGAGAGTACAAGATGCGTGAAGATATTTTAGATCAGCAGGCATCACTTCAACGAGCAAGACTTGAAGCTTCTCTTGCTGATGGCATCTCTTGGGGTATGGGAGAGGATGCCATTATAGAAGAAGCTGAG GATGATGGTGAGGAAGTAACTTGGCAAACATACAAAGGACAGCTTTCGGAAAAGCAGATAAAAACCCGTGATAAAATAACTAAAAGAATGGAAAAG ATTGCTCATATGAAGAAAGAGATAGATGCTATTCGTGCTAAAGACGTCTCTCAAGGTGGATTGACTCAAGGGCAACAAACTCAGATCGCGCGAAATGGACAAAGAACAGAACAG aTTCTGGTAGAGCTTGAAAATTTGGAAGAGACGCTGAATGAGAGTATTCGAGAAAGTTTAGGTGCACGTGTTGGGAAGCTATCTCGTGGTAAGAAGAAAGGagcaattgaagaagaagaagaacttttGAG atGA
- the LOC133720574 gene encoding uncharacterized protein LOC133720574 isoform X6, translating to MREDILDQQASLQRARLEASLADGISWGMGEDAIIEEAEKMILLTCGFGLKDDGEEVTWQTYKGQLSEKQIKTRDKITKRMEKIAHMKKEIDAIRAKDVSQGGLTQGQQTQIARNGQRTEQILVELENLEETLNESIRESLGARVGKLSRGKKKGAIEEEEELLR from the exons ATGCGTGAAGATATTTTAGATCAGCAGGCATCACTTCAACGAGCAAGACTTGAAGCTTCTCTTGCTGATGGCATCTCTTGGGGTATGGGAGAGGATGCCATTATAGAAGAAGCTGAG AAGATGATTCTACTTACATGTGGTTTTGGACTTAAGGATGATGGTGAGGAAGTAACTTGGCAAACATACAAAGGACAGCTTTCGGAAAAGCAGATAAAAACCCGTGATAAAATAACTAAAAGAATGGAAAAG ATTGCTCATATGAAGAAAGAGATAGATGCTATTCGTGCTAAAGACGTCTCTCAAGGTGGATTGACTCAAGGGCAACAAACTCAGATCGCGCGAAATGGACAAAGAACAGAACAG aTTCTGGTAGAGCTTGAAAATTTGGAAGAGACGCTGAATGAGAGTATTCGAGAAAGTTTAGGTGCACGTGTTGGGAAGCTATCTCGTGGTAAGAAGAAAGGagcaattgaagaagaagaagaacttttGAG atGA
- the LOC133720578 gene encoding receptor-like protein 19, translating to MPTLFLHFFLFVITTTVTNLIPAVHSNCIEAQKQSLLHFKQSLEFDSSKSSKLITWNSSTECCSWLGVTFSTNGSVVGLDISSESISCSIDNSSSLFQLQRLQSLNLANNDFKSSSIPSAIGKLTKLRYLNLRGAFFSGTIPSSVVSLPKLEILTLSHNRFSGQVPEFSTTSSPLLGTLDLENNNLEGPIPTSIFNLQGLLNLNLSSNNFSSFPFNGPRLPRNLSSVDLSHNSMLFDYNGSNSSFLQIRHLVLASNKLRAFPDFLRNQSILYYLDLSNNQIQGKIPNWILSLKSLNSLDLSGNSLASLEAPLPNSTSALSSLDLRSNKLQGIHSSYSFLQLGHLGLASNKLTTFPDFLRNQSYLTYLDISDNQIQGQIPNWIWSFKLQELNLSCNSLESLEAPLHNSTYVLSKVDLHSNQLQGHFPFFLNSRYLDYSRNNFSSSIPSDIGDFISNVYYLSLSSNNFHGAIPKSICNASCIVLDLSNNSLSGNIPQCLTQSHQLSVIDLKRNNLSGTIPDNFPNICGLQTLDLSNNQIQGKFPKSLVNCSKLEVSNIGNNNIADTFPCFLMSLSTLRVLVLRSNMFYGSIGCPKTNGTWPVLQIIDLSHNNFSGDMPGRLSLTWQAMVSNKDDSPTNLGFSSVVSNKDDSPINLGPSHQLSPHVQCNKEATNKACYSYSGISRSIRETYTDFYYRDTITTIIKGSELDVVKILTIFTLIDYSYNKFNGSIPEEIGELKSLYALNLSGNAFTGKIPSSFGKMRQLESLDLSKNHLSGQIPPEFANLNFLSHLNVSYNQLTGRIPTNTQFSTFPSTSFEGNKGLWGPPLTSDTAIVLPPPKFNGSSSNPNSGDEIDWNVISAEIGFTCGFGIAVGSLLFCKRWRKWYYRAMFNILFKIFPQLEHRFGNHRRHVYINQRYWRR from the coding sequence ATGCCAACTCTGTTCCTCCATTTCTTCCTCTTCGTAATCACTACCACTGTTACTAACCTCATCCCCGCAGTTCACAGCAACTGTATTGAAGCCCAGAAACAATCATTGCTCCATTTCAAACAAAGTCTTGAATTTGATTCTTCCAAATCCTCCAAGCTTATCACATGGAATTCGAGTACCGAATGCTGTTCTTGGCTCGGTGTAACTTTCAGCACTAATGGGAGTGTTGTTGGTCTTGACATCAGCAGCGAGTCTATCTCATGCAGCATTGACAATTCAAGCAGTCTCTTCCAACTTCAACGTCTTCAAAGCCTCAATTTGGCCAATAACGACTTCAAAAGCTCTTCAATTCCATCTGCAATTGGAAAGCTTACAAAGTTGAGGTATCTGAATTTAAGAGGTGCTTTTTTTTCTGGGACTATTCCTTCATCTGTTGTTTCTCTTCCCAAACTAGAAATATTAACACTATCCCACAATCGGTTCTCGGGTCAAGTCCCTGAATTTTCCACTACCTCTTCACCCTTACTTGGCACCCTTGATTTGGAAAACAACAATTTGGAAGGACCAATACCAACATCTATCTTCAATCTTCAAGGGCTTCTCAATCTCAATCTTTCTTCAAACAACTTTAGTAGCTTTCCTTTTAATGGTCCTCGGCTGCCCAGAAATCTTTCATCGGTTGATCTTTCCCACAATAGCATGTTGTTTGATTACAATGGCAGTAATTCCTCCTTCCTTCAGATTCGCCACTTGGTATTGGCTTCTAACAAGTTGAGAGCATTCCCGGATTTCTTGAGAAATCAGTCCATATTATACTACTTGGACCTTTCAAACAACCAGATTCAAGGCAAGATACCTAATTGGATTTTGAGTCTCAAATCTCTTAATTCCCTTGATCTTTCTGGCAACTCCTTGGCAAGTCTTGAAGCTCCTCTTCCTAATTCCACTTCTGCTTTATCTTCTCTGGACCTTCGTTCCAACAAGCTTCAAGGTATCCATTCCTCATATTCCTTCCTTCAGCTTGGTCACTTGGGATTAGCTTCTAACAAGTTGACAACATTCCCAGACTTCTTGAGAAATCAATCCTATCTAACCTACTTGGACATCTCAGACAACCAAATTCAAGGACAGATACCCAATTGGATTTGGAGTTTCAAACTTCAAGAACTAAATCTTTCTTGTAACTCCTTGGAAAGTTTAGAAGCTCCTCTACATAATTCTACCTATGTTCTGTCAAAGGTCGATCTTCATTCAAACCAGCTTCAGGGACATTTCCCCTTCTTCTTAAATAGTAGGTATCTAGATTATTCAAGAAATAATTTCAGCTCTAGTATACCGAGTGACATTGGTGACTTCATTTCTAATGTGTATTACCTTTCTCTTTCAAGCAATAACTTTCACGGGGCCATTCCAAAATCCATATGCAATGCAAGTTGTATTGTTCTTGATCTGTCCAATAATTCCTTGAGTGGAAACATTCCCCAATGCTTGACTCAATCACATCAGCTTTCAGTCATTGATTTGAAGAGAAACAACCTGAGTGGCACAATTCCCGATAATTTTCCCAACATTTGTGGGTTACAAACTCTAGACCTCAGTAACAATCAGATACAAGGCAAGTTTCCAAAATCTCTTGTCAACTGCTCAAAGTTAGAGGTTTCAAACATTGGAAACAATAACATAGCTGATACTTTTCCATGCTTTTTGATGAGCTTATCCACATTGCGTGTCCTTGTTTTGCGGTCCAACATGTTTTATGGAAGCATTGGATGTCCCAAGACCAATGGCACATGGCCTGTGCTTCAAATAATAGATTTATCTCACAACAATTTTAGTGGTGATATGCCAGGAAGATTGTCTCTAACATGGCAGGCTATGGTGTCTAATAAGGATGATTCTCCAACTAACCTTGGATTTTCTTCTGTGGTGTCTAATAAGGATGATTCTCCAATTAACCTTGGACCTTCTCATCAACTTTCTCCTCATGTCCAGTGCAACAAGGAGGCAACTAATAAAGCATGTTATTCGTACAGTGGAATTTCTAGATCTATAAGAGAAACATATACTGACTTTTATTATAGAGATACAATTACAACTATCATCAAAGGTTCAGAATTGGATGTGGTTAAGATTTTAACTATATTCACCTTGATTGACTACTCCTACAACAAATTCAACGGATCAATACCTGAGGAAATCGGAGAGTTGAAATCACTATATGCCCTCAACTTATCAGGTAATGCTTTCACAGGAAAAATCCCATCATCATTTGGTAAGATGCGACAATTGGAGTCCTTAGATCTCTCAAAGAACCACTTGAGCGGCCAAATTCCCCCCGAGTTTGCAAATCTCAATTTCCTTTCGCACTTGAATGTCTCATACAATCAACTGACAGGAAGGATCCCAACCAACACTCAGTTTTCGACATTTCCAAGTACCTCCTTTGAGGGCAATAAAGGATTATGGGGGCCTCCTCTGACATCGGATACCGCAATCGTATTGCCACCTCCAAAGTTTAATGGAAGCTCAAGTAATCCGAATTCTGGAGATGAGATTGATTGGAATGTTATCAGTGCTGAAATTGGATTTACATGTGGGTTTGGAATTGCTGTCGGGTCACTTCTGTTTTGCAAGAGATGGAGGAAATGGTACTACAGAGCTATGTTTAACATCCTGTTCAAGATATTCCCTCAGTTGGAACACAGATTTGGTAATCACAGAAGGCATGTTTACATAAATCAAAGGTATTGGAGACGTTGA